ATGTATcgaagctactcccaaatcagctctaattcGTCCATTCCTTATTTTGTCCTTCCTAGTTTTAcaacacatccatctcaactgcatagagtttatctatatgatgtttcttaactgcccaacattccgcaccatacatcatagatTAGTCGTAtaattgtcctataaaattcatttaagttttaaaggaatatatcgaccacacaacactctggatgcacctttccacttcatccatcctattttaattcgttgtgtaacatcatcctctattctcctttatttatgattgagcccagatacctaaaattatcactttgcggaatctccctcccatcaattttcaccacctcattatacCATCCTtggttacacaccatatactccatttTCGTTATACTAATGTTAAAAccctttgattccaaggttgatctccataatccaacttggcattaatccctaCCTTTGTTTCATGcactaaaacaatatcatcggcagaaagcatacaccaagggatctGATCATGAATGTCACTGACTAAGTTCTAGGATCCATGTAAAAAGGgtttggcaaaagttttttgGTGCCGGCTGCCGACTTGACACACCAGCCCTCCTCCTTTATCTGGGCTTGGCGCCGGCAAAAAAAACACTGGGATGAAGAGAAATATATTCTTTTTGGTGccatctcaaaaaaaaagaatgtcaAAACAAATTATTGGCACCGACAATCTTTTCAACAAGATTGTAGATACAGATAGAATGTCTATCTtcagaaaggagaggaaagaaccATAAATTTATGGGCGCATACCGAACAAGAAGATTGTAGAGACAGATAGAATGTCTGTCTtcagaaaggagaggaaagaaccATAAATTTATGGGCACATACCGAACATGGTACATTCATTTGAGGATCTAGCTTTATGTCGACACCATTGGACTTGTAATACTTCTCTATCCCCTCCAAGTTGGTGAATGACATGCTGGTCGCTATTTCTTTGACCCCTTGCAAGATAACAGAATCCTTTCCACCATGCTTATTAAGAAAAGATTTGTATGATGGAGGCAGACTGTCTTGCTTCAATATGTAGGCCGACCtgcaaaaaattgaaattggccatatttttttttgggataaacaACGCAATTTTATTGAAAGTAAAAAAGAGATACACAATAGTACATAGAATACAAAGTACAGACTATATAGAGACACAACAACACGAAACACCCCTCCTCAGGtggatcaacatgacacccccATCTAGTTACAAGAGACACTAGCTACTACTCATAACGAAATAGAATCCCCAAAGCAGATTCATGACCTTACTACCCCTTAATGGGTTGCCATCGGCCTGATTGTCCTGATTAGATGATTATAGCGCCAAAGAGCTTCTTTTGAACCTGTCATCCACCTAATCACATTTGCTGTTTTTTATTCCAGTATAGCTCGAAGCCAGCACTTGCTCAACAAGTGATCAATTCCAAATTTTAAAGCTATAAACTCAGCTCTATCCTTTCCTAATAGGACCTGAGAACACTCCATCTATAATTCCATACCACAATCTAATTACTCCTCCAATACCCGAAGGCCCAGGATTACCAAGGAAGCACCCATCTGTACTGAGTTTGGGAAGACCTTCCAGAGGACGCTGCGAGCTAGAGGTTCTTGTCAACTTCCTACTCCTCATGACAGAATTGAATCCTATCGTAAATTATTGGCTGGCAGGGATCTTCTTAATTTAGTATCACATTGAGCCCAATAAGGCCtgaatctttcttctttattatgccctccaagaaagaaagataataaTAAGCAGGCACATATGACCATAAGCAAATATCAACACCCAAGAACATTGTGAGCATTACTTTCTCTTAGGAGTGGCAGTAGAGACTACAGGCTATCTTCTGAAGTTTCTCTTTTTCATTGAATTGTAAAGGGTAATCTGTCCTCGGAGATGAAATGAGTGCTTTGATGAAGCATGGCTCCCAAAACAGACTCTTCTCAGTTACTAGTCACTTGGATTCCAAGGTTGCAGAGGCTTGCATCAACCACAAGAGTCTGTGTCACTGGTGCAGCTCTAAGAGATTTAGAACcacaaacaaaattttaaaaataatggattttgattttgaatacAGAAATAATGAAATATACAAGATGAACTGGTTTTAGGGTTGAGATTTTCTTCCTCCCAACAAACACCCCAATGAAGCTCTATCATTATGCAGTGGCAACTAGGGAAACATGTATAACTGTGAATGAAGATTCCAACCATATCAGGTAAATTATCTATTAATTTTTTGGAGTGGATAGTACAGCTTGAACAAGCAACCTCGTGAATGAATGCTTGTGTAGATAAGTACATGGAAATTCTAAGGATATATTAGGTCAGCGCCTTGGACATATATTCCATTTGAAGAAGTATCAATTCCAAACAACACTATAGAAAGTGCAATGTAACCATAGATAAAAAGGGATGGGGGAAAAATTAAATAAGCATCCCAAAAACCTGCTTCAACTCCTATTCCTTAAGGATTAGGTTCTCTAGTTCTCTACATGGCACCTGAAAAAAGTGAGAAATTATTTGTTACCTACCAATATTAAGTCATCACTTGGTTTtcatcctttttcttccttttacctctttttttttttttttttttttttttttttttggggggggacaAAGTCAACAAACTAAGTAATATTAAAAGTGAAGAACGAGGGGATAAGAAACTCACCAAAGAAACAGCTAATTACATACAAGACAAGATCCCAAAATACACACAATCGATAAAAGTAGATTACATTAACTGAAAAGATAAATCACTCAGCAGTGATAATGGACCACTTCCAACCACAGTGCACTTAATGCTCCAGAAAGTGGCATGGGGAGAACTCAATCACTGGCAATACTTTCCTAGTGACTTCATCAGCAGAATCTTAGAATTTTCAGAATCCCTCTAGTTTCTCACCTTCCAAGTATCCACAAATTTGCAATCGGAACAGATCTTTCATATTTACCTGTGTTCCAGTCCTAACCCCTTACTTTCCAGCCAGTCAAGAGCACCTCAAGACTGGAAGGGCAAGCAAACTGTGGTGAAAGGCTGCTATACGAAATGTCcacactccaagcaaacagcaCCTGAAAAGGAGGTGGCTCACTGATTCAGTGCTATTCTCACAGAAGCCAGAAGGGTTCTGAATGCCCCATCTTCTGTTGAAAAACTGATCATTCGTTAAAATTATATCTTTGGCCAACCTAAAAATTGAAAAGCATCACCTTCCTGGGCTTTTAGTCTTCAACAAATTTCTGGAAAATTAAGAAGCTCTCCCTGATTATTATGATGATGcgcatataaataataaaatttcatcGCGAATCCCCCAGTAAAATTCCAGCTTCGCCAATAAGATCTGGACAGATTAAAGTGAAACTCATCTTGCTCACAGAATCCATGTCTCCAAGCCAATAAGATTGTGGTAAAATGTGTTCCATACCACTACAAGCCCAATCAATATATAACTCTCCTCTATTATGACTACCTTGGAAGCAGTGAAGTAGTACATAACCAGGAAATTCAAGCTTGAGAAAATTTTCCACACCAATGATCTGCCCAGAATTTGATGACTTCACTTTTTCCCTCTTAATTTGGCCCCCCACATAATCCAAAGAGAGCAATCTGCTCCTAGGGTATGTTTGATTGCTTGGTTTCATTTCTCAACAATTGGATAATCCGGTTGCATTAACATTAACAACATTCCTGACCTATAGTGTAaatcaaggttcaagaactcgtctCAAGGAggtgtctcgaccaggtcgagattctcgagatctcaatgagacaacaaatttttttttttgtttcagtgggcaaatggccatagttggctccgaaactttaagagaagcttgttttagggttaataaacatatttaaatcttcaaattgttaaaaaaacacccaattttgtgctttggatttgcacccttggttggcagtaaacgtcGAATCCTTATGTAATATTTGTCTATAaacattgtttgagtgctatgagacataatgggcaaataaaacaactaaattatgcaataatggatgaagacacataatattaaatatttatttaagaaatagttaaggaCTTAAAGTAAAATCTACAAAGTACAGTGGACAATGCATATTAAATAGACAcccaagtacagtgaacaatacataTGTCATAGACACCATAATCTTCCAtttcccaacaatacaatattgtgagtctgtgactgtctattgatatgaactatgacgtTCTAGATCaagtccactcatggtccgaTGGAACCGACGTGCATTGTCTTCCGTCTGCATGACATATGAATGTCACATCATAGTGTTCGAGAATAAACAAGAGTGATTTCTTCTCAAGCAGGTTGAGATATTCGAGATTTCGCcaaaatttcgaccaaaattttCGAAACACTGCAGGTTTTAAGTTTTGTATGTAATCTCGTCTCGAGGAGCTTGAGATTCTTGATATATtagagatctcgccgagatttcaGTGAGAATTAGAACAATGGTGTAAATCCACCAAAAGGTCCTGAGTTTCATAGCTAAACTCTAGTAAAGACTAAAGACAATTATTTTCAACAGTGTAGATGCTACCAAAGTCGCTCGTTGGTGTGATGAAAGTTCCAAGGAGATCATGATAACAGGAAAACTCTCCATTTTAAAACAATATTTAGAATTACGGTTTGTCAAAGGGATGAATATAATATTCACCTCCTTTAAAGATCAAGTAAACAAGGATAGAAACTTTCAATATGAAACTAATTGCAattgaaatttttaaaaaaataataataacaacaaattGAAATTCAGATACTACTGACCACGCCCTATTATTAAACCAGATGTGGTTTTTGCAGAAGGATACATACAAAATTTGGGAAGAGGAGAGGCACATTAGGAAAATGTCGCCATGCGCCCATGTCAAAGGTTTACAAATGCGTCCAAATCGTTTGCTCTTTATCCCACACCTGGAAGCTAGTACAGCAGCTCGCATAAGAATGTATATGGCCAAGCTTGTGTGCTGTGTATTTGGTCCAGTCAAAAGCATCGAAGGCCCAGCAATAAGCCCAGCCAACAGTGCCCTCCACCTTGCCGTCCTGATCCAGATTGAGATATAAGTACGGTGAGCACCTCAAACGCAAATTTcgtttttcttccaaaaattttAATCACACAACAAATCATAATTATGCTGTTGAAATTATGATCCAGAATGAGATGAAGAATAAGAATTGTTACATGCCTACGGTGTCCTCCCAAAGCAGCTATGCACTCATCTACAGAAACAAATGTACCCGCAAAGGTGCCGAGGAAGAGGCCGTATCTGATAGTCTCCTTAATGGCTATAACAATCGCCTCGCTATTCGGAACCGCTCCAGCCTTTCTGAAACCGAGGGAAATCAAAATCACAATCAAAATCACCCCCACTGAGTCTGAACCAAAGATCAATTCCAGAAACTCTTTTAAGTCACCTGGAGATTGAAAAGGACCTTCCTCTCCTCAACCGAGCGAGGATCGAGAAGGCCGCGAGGCCACCTTTTAAACCCGCACCAATGGTGAAACCCTTGGTGGCAGCGACAATGCATCTCCGTAACTTCTCCCAGTCCTTGTCATATCTCAAATCAGAGCTAAGAAACGAACAATAAGAAGATGACGAAGGGCCAGATTTCCCACAATGAGGACAACTTTGTTCGTCCAATGCATTGCGGCTCTCGCCGTAAAAACTACCATTGTCGCCGGAAAAGCATCTGCAACAGCCGACCAATGCATCAGTACCGTCGCATGATAGAGACATGGATGGAGACCAATTAGGGTTTCAAGAGCTCAGCACCATTTGATGAGAGCTGCGGAGTGCGGAGAATCAAAGACACTGAATAAAACGGGTGGGAACTGGGAAGTTTGAAGATGTTCAGTTCgcgtgagggagagagagagagagcgcgcAATAGAGACTTCACACGTTTGtccgctgctgtaactgcagcgctgttgtgcgcatcgtgcggcacaacggcggccatgtgtgcacaatcGGACCTGTTGTACACATTTGATCGCTGCTACACCGTACGATGCGTATAACAGCGTTacagttacagcagcggataaaaattccacacGTTTGGGGTGTTTCTTtgacttttttttaattttgtggTTTTTGGTGCAAGACATGTGTGGTCTAGGCGTTATTGTGCGGAAGTTTATGTGAAATGATGACAtggatttaaaataaaaaaatttgttgatagtatgtaACACCATGTTCCCCGCCCTTAGGAAATGATGGAACGTTATAGCATGACTCAAATTttacagaaaacaaaaaaccacaACTCCAATCCACAACCATAGTCCCTACTTTAATAGCCATTAATTTAGAATCAGTTTTTTGCTGTACGGCCATCGAACGAAAATGTCTCTCCCCCCATACCCCCAACGGcccaaaccccttttttttctttctccaagaAGGTTTCCTGATTTTATGTGGTTCATATACATGCTTAGTTGTACACTTGTACGATTGTACCACAGAAAAGGGTAATACGGTCATTTTACTGTTGAATATCTAGGGAATGCTTTGAACCGGCCACAATCAAGTTTTGGAGAATGGATTATGGGCAGGAGAACATACATCTGAGAAGTAACCACATGTTCGATTTGTttctataaatacccctcctcccttttgtaaatgacaaaaatcgCATACGTGGCTGGCTACTTCTCACATGTAGTGGCAAAGTCAgtttgggttgaaatttgatatgtcaACAAGAAACCTTAATATACGACGGTCAACTAAATTTTAATGTTTGATAGGAAATGAATGCAAGCTAGGTAAGAGTGCGTAGTTTACGTTGCTTTTATTTTGTCACTCAACAAATTTTGTTTgaggtgaaataaaaaatataacaCTGTAACAGTGTGATTGGACTTTAAATTCATCATTAACTCTCACCCTTTATTGATTATGATCCTAAATATCTTTCTCCAATCGAAGGGTCCAATGAGATGGATGTGGATAGTTAATAGCAACTCTCTCCATGCAGTGATGGAGTGAGACTTCCAAATAATAGGGTTAcaatagggttgggttgggccgggttttataaaaccctaacctaatccTGAGTttccttagctgggcccaagcccgactCGACCTTGACTCAGaccctgaaaaatccaaccctgactagccctgatcatggggaggggaagggagatCCATAGGTTGGATTGGGctagggagaaaattatcaattttatatataataacactataataaaatgtattttattacttattatccttatatataatatattatacaatAAAACGTGGGTGAAATTTCAAGTTAATaatatatatcaatatataaatcctagcccaacccgaccctgacttagggttaGAAATTTTCAGTCCAGAACTGCCATTAGGGCCAATATATCTCAGCTCAGGATCTGTTCGGACTCAAGGCAAGCCAGGGCGAGTTCGGGCCAACTGGGCCAAACCTGCACCCCTACCAAATAAACATTGCCTCAAGACACATTTCGTGGCCGCAAAGTGCTCCACATAAAAAAACCTCCTCCCCTAAAAAGTGGTTTTATCATTTAATGACACAATTCTTTGATGATAAAACTCTCTTGTTCTGCTTTACATACTGTTAAAGCTTCTTTAACGTATTAATCCTATTCTAACTTCAAGAGGCCAATAATGTTACGTTCTGATGGGACTCAGTTGGTAGTTCCAAGTTGCATAACTAACCCATTCCTATATCAATATGATCTTCGTACAACAAAGATAGGTTTATCCTAAAACCATACTAAATTAGCCAACGATAGGTGTACCAACTACCAAGCTCATCTAAATAGACAAGTCCAAgtggtttcttttatttttctttaaggcAGCTCATGGGAATGCATACAAATGCAGCATAATCTTCCACTAGGGTGCAACTTGGGGCAAAGAATTCTGGGCTCGGGCCCAGAAATCCCAACCAATGTTGGGCTGGTTTCCGGATTAGGGGCTCAAACTTGCCCCGCCTAGTTCTACACAAGGTATGTTTGCCATATTATGTAGCAATATTTACATGTGAAGTTCATTGATTGAACATATCTATGGTAGTACCGCCATTAATTTAACTATCCAAGAGTACCGATACTAATATGGAAGGTGTAGCGTTTTAGAAATCTTCATATCCATAAGGAAAGGGAGAGGGTTATCAGAACAAGCGGCATaaggagcacaccaatgaggcATGACTGAACTATTTTGTACATTGGATAGCAGtggaggtcatttcatgtgagaagaagagagatagagagggtgCTAGCGTACCCTAATCTAAcagctcaaagaaccttttccataaagaaataaaagggcATGTGTTTCATTGACTAATATGTCcaattttaattggattacatcaaggatcagccttaaacctttatttgtttgtgcttattaTAAACGACCTAACCAGAGGCATTCAAGAAGAGGTCCCTTGATGTATGATCTTTACagaatgatattgttttggtggatgagactcAAGCAAGGATTAATGCCAAAGTGGAACTATGTAGATCAACCTTAGAATCAAAAGGCCTGAAgataagcagaacaaagaccaaatatatggtgtgtaatttTAGCAACACTGGGACAGATAATGAGGCGGTAAACATtggtgagagggagattccactaAATGAATATTTGGCATCAATCATTAACAAGAAGGGCATAATAGAGGACAGCGTTgcccagaaaattaaaatagggtgAATGAAGTGAAGAAATGCATCCGTATTTTTGTACGATCAACGTATCCCATTAAAgcttaaggaaaatttttataggactgtcgttagaccagctatgatgtacaatgcagaatgttgggctgtAAAGAAGTGTCATAAAAATAAGTTTGATGTGGCAGAGATtatgatgttgagatggatgtgcaggAAAACTAGGTatgataaagtaagaaatgaccatattagaactGGTTTAAGAATAGCTCCGATTCATGATACACTTAAGAAgaatcgtttgaggtggcatggccatgttcaacgaaggccATTGAATACCCCTATTCAAAGGAGCAACCTGATTCAAATTGGGGGAACCAAAAGAACTAGAGATAGGCCTAAGATAACCGTAAGAAAAATGGTgcagaaagacatgcttagcttaagCCTTGGTCCCAGTATGCCTGTAAATAGAACTAAGTGgagagcaaagatccatgtggGTGAGGTGTAAATACTCTCCTTTCTTGAGGCCCGAGACAGTTATGATGCGGTTTGTTGCTAAGTCAGGTCGATGCCCTAAAATTTGTGTCATGGTTGTATGTGCCTccccttttttatattattaatttatGTTACTTAAGGGATCCATGTTATTGTAATATGACAAATACCTGGCAAATATGGCCTCGGGTGCAACATACAACATATGACTCTGGCCTTGACACCTTGACACACAAATGAGAAGGATCCCTGATCCCGGCTCATACCCTATAACAATTGCCCGTGCAGCAGGACAAGGAACAAGAAAAATAGCTTGGCTATTTTCAGCAATTTTCTGCTTCCCTCATCAGCTGGGTCACATGACAAGGTGGagccaaaagaaatttttttttttttttcactcccacctttcttcattttcggttgGGCTGGGCACAGAGAAGGAGAATACAATATCAAGCTCTCAAACACAGATAAAAAAGGCAAAAAGCAAGCTGATGCTATCAGATGGACCTTTATACAGACAGATGATCACAagttataataaataaaaacataaagaaTAGCAAAATAATATACACTGAAGGAAACCAAATTTTACAAGAACGGCAGCAAGGTATACTTCTCATGCTGTAGGCATGAATGTGTCATCATCCAGTAGCGCTTCAAGCTCAATCAAGTCAACATCTCCGTCACCTGCTTCTTCTGAACTATTTAGAACACTATCATTTGCACCCTgcaaggaacagaaaaagaagagcatATAACACCTCAATTGACCACTAGTCCCAACAGTTGGTTAAATTGCATTCCAGATTTCATTTCATGATTAGCTTCTTCAAATCAAATAGTCCTATCTTTCTTTTACAGAGCAGCTGACAGAAGGTTTGGCATTCTTCTTGTGAGAACCAAATAGCAATCTGCAAAGAAAATTCTTCCACTGGGCAAATAATAAAATTTGACAAAGTTAAAAGCccaagaatttttattttttttgtgatgaaaagcacaagaaaatgATTGAATTGTGCTAAAAGTTAGACTTTGTGCATATGAGATAATCCATCTCGAGAAGTTCAGTCAGCAAAAAATTATGATCTCACTTTTGCCCAAAAACAATTTTGGGGTCAGAGATTCAA
The sequence above is a segment of the Telopea speciosissima isolate NSW1024214 ecotype Mountain lineage chromosome 7, Tspe_v1, whole genome shotgun sequence genome. Coding sequences within it:
- the LOC122667310 gene encoding uncharacterized protein LOC122667310 isoform X3, producing the protein MHCRCHQGFHHWCGFKRWPRGLLDPRSVEERKVLFFRKAGAVPNSEAIVIAIKETIRYGLFLGTFAGTFVSVDECIAALGGHRRTARWRALLAGLIAGPSMLLTGPNTQHTSLAIYILMRAAVLASRCGIKSKRFGRICKPLTWAHGDIFLMCLSSSQILSAYILKQDSLPPSYKSFLNKHGGKDSVILQGVKEIATSMSFTNLEGIEKYYKSNGVDIKLDPQMNVPCSIIHGHQSCAEHVISFFVQAYGRALPVYLPVYFIPALIVHRLELLKRPSTILGKGLLGTARSSLFLSAYCTSAWMWTCFLFRIFKWCNIPMVAMGTFPTGLALAIEKKSRRIEISLYCFARAIESFFICMVEAGFLPRPKRVKRADVVIFSLSTAIIMHCYAQEREVFRSKYLNVLDWVFGVPHATCDTLQDKNS
- the LOC122667310 gene encoding uncharacterized protein LOC122667310 isoform X1 produces the protein MSLSCDGTDALVGCCRCFSGDNGSFYGESRNALDEQSCPHCGKSGPSSSSYCSFLSSDLRYDKDWEKLRRCIVAATKGFTIGAGLKGGLAAFSILARLRRGRSFSISRKAGAVPNSEAIVIAIKETIRYGLFLGTFAGTFVSVDECIAALGGHRRTARWRALLAGLIAGPSMLLTGPNTQHTSLAIYILMRAAVLASRCGIKSKRFGRICKPLTWAHGDIFLMCLSSSQILSAYILKQDSLPPSYKSFLNKHGGKDSVILQGVKEIATSMSFTNLEGIEKYYKSNGVDIKLDPQMNVPCSIIHGHQSCAEHVISFFVQAYGRALPVYLPVYFIPALIVHRLELLKRPSTILGKGLLGTARSSLFLSAYCTSAWMWTCFLFRIFKWCNIPMVAMGTFPTGLALAIEKKSRRIEISLYCFARAIESFFICMVEAGFLPRPKRVKRADVVIFSLSTAIIMHCYAQEREVFRSKYLNVLDWVFGVPHATCDTLQDKNS
- the LOC122667310 gene encoding uncharacterized protein LOC122667310 isoform X2; this translates as MSLSCDGTDALVGCCRCFSGDNGSFYGESRNALDEQSCPHCGKSGPSSSSYCSFLSSDLRYDKDWEKLRRCIVAATKGFTIGAGLKGGLAAFSILARLRRGRKAGAVPNSEAIVIAIKETIRYGLFLGTFAGTFVSVDECIAALGGHRRTARWRALLAGLIAGPSMLLTGPNTQHTSLAIYILMRAAVLASRCGIKSKRFGRICKPLTWAHGDIFLMCLSSSQILSAYILKQDSLPPSYKSFLNKHGGKDSVILQGVKEIATSMSFTNLEGIEKYYKSNGVDIKLDPQMNVPCSIIHGHQSCAEHVISFFVQAYGRALPVYLPVYFIPALIVHRLELLKRPSTILGKGLLGTARSSLFLSAYCTSAWMWTCFLFRIFKWCNIPMVAMGTFPTGLALAIEKKSRRIEISLYCFARAIESFFICMVEAGFLPRPKRVKRADVVIFSLSTAIIMHCYAQEREVFRSKYLNVLDWVFGVPHATCDTLQDKNS